One stretch of Camelus bactrianus isolate YW-2024 breed Bactrian camel chromosome 19, ASM4877302v1, whole genome shotgun sequence DNA includes these proteins:
- the PROCR gene encoding endothelial protein C receptor isoform X2 — MLTTLLPLLPLLLLPGWALCSQEASGGPRDLHMLQVSYFRNPSQVWHQGNATLGGVLTHVLEGPGNNVTIEQLQPLQEPESWTLTKNRLVRYLQEFLGLVQVVHRERGVAFPLTIRCFLGCELPPEGSRAHVFFEVAVNGSAFINFRPETASWVAERQASSAVVTYTLEQLNKYNRTRYELQEFLQDTCVQYVQKHITNNSKGSQTGHSYTSLVLGILVGCFIIAGVAVGIFLCTGGRRQR; from the exons ATGTTGACAACGTTGCTGCCACTGCTGCCTCTACTGCTCCTGCCCGGCTGGGCCCTCTGTAGCCAGGAAGCCTCAGGTG GCCCGCGGGACCTCCACATGCTCCAGGTCTCCTACTTCCGCAATCCCTCTCAAGTGTGGCACCAGGGAAACGCCACGCTGGGGGGGGTTCTGACGCACGTGCTGGAAGGTCCGGGCAACAACGTCACGATCGAACAGCTGCAGCCCTTGCAGGAGCCCGAGAGCTGGACGCTCACAAAGAACCGCCTGGTGCGCTacctgcaggagttcctgggcTTGGTGCAGGTGGTGCACCGCGAGCGGGGCGTGGCCT TTCCTCTGACCATTCGCTGCTTCCTCGGCTGCGAGCTGCCTCCTGAGGGCTCTAGAGCCCATGTCTTCTTCGAAGTGGCTGTGAACGGGAGCGCCTTTATAAACTTCCGGCCAGAGACAGCCTCATGGGTGGCAGAGCGTCAGGCATCCTCCGCAGTGGTCACTTACACTCTGGAGCAGCTCAACAAGTACAATCGTACTCGGTacgaactgcaggaatttctgcAGGACACCTGTGTGCAGTACGTGCAGAAACACATCACGAATAACTCGAAAG GGAGCCAAACAGGCCACTCCTACACTTCGCTGGTCCTGGGCATCCTGGTGGGCTGTTTCATCATCGCTGGAGTGGCTGTAGGCATCTTCCTGTGCACAGGTGGACGGCGGCAGCGCTAA